Proteins encoded within one genomic window of Bacillus sp. 1NLA3E:
- the hypD gene encoding hydrogenase formation protein HypD codes for MCVAAFGKVTELIGKNALVSFRGALKEVSAALLPKVKIGDTVVVHAGFATEIVKDPQKIYRDVVATDAYARQLLDGIEKENKRLHERELKIMNFCGTHEHTIVQYALRDLLPPNIQLISGPGCPVCVTPEEEIGLGLNLAKRKNIILTTYGDLLRVPTRWGSLEQLRYEGIDVRMVCDISQALNIAKTTNSEVVHFAVGFETTAPGTASVIQEAGNIENFSIISSHRITPPAMEEVILNSKMDILLSPGHVAMVIGTTPFDVLVKKYGIPCVITGFEPVDVLQAILQAMYHFGKDENSVINQYERVVKEKGNILAQNLINDTFTLKDASWRGVGILPQSRLVLKSEYRRFDAEAKFDIQLPEMEGVKSQTCLCGEVLKGLKPQACPNFGKECTPTNPAGPCMVTQEGACSIAYKNRSMILN; via the coding sequence ATGTGTGTTGCAGCTTTTGGTAAAGTTACAGAACTCATAGGAAAAAATGCACTAGTTAGTTTCAGGGGAGCGTTGAAGGAAGTTTCCGCTGCACTGCTTCCCAAGGTCAAAATAGGTGATACTGTTGTTGTTCATGCAGGCTTTGCAACCGAAATAGTCAAAGATCCTCAAAAGATTTATCGAGATGTAGTTGCTACAGACGCGTATGCTAGACAGCTACTTGACGGTATTGAAAAAGAAAATAAAAGGCTTCATGAGCGGGAATTAAAGATCATGAATTTTTGCGGTACCCATGAACATACCATTGTACAATACGCCCTGCGCGATCTTTTACCTCCCAATATACAATTAATAAGCGGTCCCGGCTGTCCGGTTTGTGTTACGCCTGAAGAAGAAATTGGCTTGGGGTTGAATCTAGCAAAAAGAAAAAATATTATTCTTACAACCTATGGCGATCTTTTAAGGGTACCGACAAGATGGGGCTCTCTAGAACAATTAAGGTATGAGGGTATAGACGTCAGAATGGTCTGCGATATCTCACAGGCTCTTAATATAGCAAAAACTACAAATTCAGAGGTGGTGCATTTCGCGGTAGGTTTTGAGACCACTGCCCCTGGTACGGCTTCAGTAATACAGGAGGCTGGAAATATAGAAAACTTCTCCATTATTTCTTCACATCGGATCACTCCTCCAGCAATGGAAGAAGTAATTTTGAATTCAAAAATGGATATATTGCTTTCTCCCGGACACGTAGCAATGGTTATTGGAACAACTCCTTTTGATGTCCTTGTAAAAAAATACGGGATACCTTGTGTTATAACCGGTTTTGAACCTGTTGACGTTTTACAGGCTATTCTGCAGGCAATGTATCATTTTGGTAAGGACGAGAATTCAGTAATAAATCAATATGAACGGGTAGTAAAAGAAAAAGGGAATATACTGGCACAAAACTTGATAAATGACACCTTTACCCTAAAGGATGCAAGTTGGAGAGGGGTAGGCATTTTGCCTCAGTCCCGCCTGGTATTAAAGAGCGAATACCGTAGGTTTGATGCCGAGGCTAAATTTGATATACAGCTACCTGAAATGGAAGGGGTAAAAAGCCAGACTTGCTTGTGCGGAGAGGTACTGAAAGGTTTGAAACCTCAAGCCTGCCCTAATTTCGGTAAAGAATGCACTCCTACAAATCCAGCAGGCCCCTGTATGGTTACGCAGGAAGGTGCTTGCAGCATCGCATATAAGAATCGTTCTATGATTCTAAATTAA
- a CDS encoding vWA domain-containing protein: MKKNLTELVFILDKSGSMAGLEADTIGGYNSMLKKQQKAEGEAFVTTVLFNHDYDLLHDRINVRGIAPITEEDYEVGGTTALLDAIGLTIQKIINVQKRTSEPERADKVLFVITTDGMENASSEYKADKIKAMVKHQKEKYGWEFIFLGANIDAISTAAQFGIDEGFAVDYHADNIGTELNFQAVNEVVMNLRSGKKIDRSWKEEIERDHNRRPRN, translated from the coding sequence ATGAAGAAGAATTTAACGGAGTTAGTGTTTATTTTGGATAAAAGTGGGTCAATGGCCGGGCTTGAAGCAGACACGATTGGTGGATACAATTCTATGCTTAAAAAGCAGCAAAAGGCTGAAGGAGAAGCTTTTGTCACCACAGTATTATTCAATCATGATTATGATTTATTGCACGACCGAATCAATGTAAGAGGCATAGCTCCTATTACCGAAGAAGATTATGAAGTGGGCGGCACAACTGCCTTACTTGATGCAATCGGTTTAACCATCCAAAAAATCATTAATGTGCAAAAGAGAACGAGTGAGCCTGAACGGGCAGATAAGGTTCTATTCGTCATTACAACGGATGGAATGGAAAATGCCAGCAGTGAATATAAGGCGGATAAAATCAAAGCAATGGTTAAGCATCAAAAAGAAAAATACGGCTGGGAGTTCATATTCCTTGGTGCAAATATTGATGCCATTTCAACTGCTGCACAATTTGGAATTGACGAGGGCTTTGCCGTTGACTACCATGCAGACAACATTGGAACAGAATTAAACTTTCAAGCTGTAAACGAGGTTGTCATGAACCTTAGAAGCGGAAAGAAAATTGACCGGAGCTGGAAGGAAGAAATCGAACGGGATCATAATCGGCGACCTAGAAACTGA
- a CDS encoding NADH-quinone oxidoreductase subunit B family protein gives MANLLQKLVKKSPWIYRINAGSCNGCDVEMATTALIPRYDIERLGCKYCGSPKHADIVLISGPVTAVVKEKVLRVYNEIPHPKVVVAVGICPISGGVFRDSYAIEAPLDTYIPVDVNVPGCPPRPQAIIDGVAMAVEIWKTRF, from the coding sequence ATGGCAAATTTACTTCAAAAACTCGTAAAAAAGTCTCCTTGGATATACAGAATCAATGCCGGCTCATGTAACGGATGTGATGTGGAAATGGCAACAACTGCCTTGATTCCTAGGTACGATATTGAGCGCCTCGGATGCAAATATTGCGGAAGCCCGAAACACGCTGACATTGTGTTGATATCAGGGCCGGTTACTGCGGTTGTAAAGGAGAAAGTATTACGTGTATATAATGAAATACCACATCCTAAGGTTGTTGTAGCAGTGGGTATTTGTCCTATATCGGGTGGGGTTTTTAGGGATAGCTATGCCATTGAAGCCCCACTAGATACGTATATACCGGTGGATGTGAACGTTCCGGGATGTCCCCCCCGGCCTCAGGCAATTATTGACGGGGTTGCAATGGCAGTTGAAATATGGAAGACCAGGTTCTAG
- the hypB gene encoding hydrogenase nickel incorporation protein HypB, which yields MSEIKVVTNILKANDEINSLNRKKLDEKKIYLLNLMSSPGSGKTTFLEKIISKLKADIKIAVIEGDPYTSLDARRIEAKGVPVVQINTGGACHLDANMIRNAMDNLNLNEIELLIVENVGNLVCPAEFDIGEDIKITVMSTTEGTYKPLKCPLAFEKSGVVILNKIDLVEYTNFDKVEFYKSVRSLNDKAIIFETCCTKDWGLDELCFWLKNQVKEKQN from the coding sequence ATGAGTGAGATAAAAGTTGTAACCAATATTTTAAAAGCAAACGATGAGATTAATTCCCTAAATAGAAAGAAGCTTGATGAAAAGAAAATCTATTTACTAAACCTGATGAGTTCACCCGGTTCAGGTAAAACAACGTTCCTTGAGAAAATTATATCCAAGTTAAAAGCGGATATTAAAATAGCTGTCATTGAAGGTGATCCTTATACAAGTTTGGATGCCCGAAGAATTGAAGCAAAGGGGGTGCCTGTTGTTCAGATTAACACCGGAGGAGCTTGCCATCTGGATGCTAACATGATTAGGAATGCAATGGATAACCTCAATCTTAACGAGATTGAACTGTTAATTGTTGAGAATGTTGGCAATTTGGTATGCCCCGCAGAATTTGATATTGGCGAAGATATCAAAATAACCGTAATGAGTACAACCGAAGGGACTTATAAACCCCTTAAATGTCCTTTGGCATTTGAAAAGTCGGGAGTCGTCATTCTAAACAAGATTGATTTGGTCGAGTATACCAACTTCGACAAGGTTGAATTTTATAAAAGTGTGAGATCCCTTAATGATAAGGCAATCATTTTTGAAACATGCTGTACTAAAGACTGGGGATTGGATGAACTATGCTTTTGGCTTAAAAATCAAGTAAAAGAAAAACAAAATTAA
- a CDS encoding 4Fe-4S dicluster domain-containing protein, whose translation MSSFLKVILRNIIQGPSTINYPFEDSPAPEKLRGKIKHDPEACVACHMCEYVCAGGAIKIQESDDKKGVNFIVWHNTCTFCGLCEHYCPADAIHLTNDYHTAHLQEEKYNYSERTLIRKQQCTHCGEPFIALSPILVEKVYGKDGDVKGMTKMCEKCRRKVLWEGGVFK comes from the coding sequence ATGAGTTCATTTTTGAAAGTTATTCTTAGGAATATCATACAAGGTCCGTCCACAATTAATTACCCCTTTGAAGATTCACCTGCACCGGAAAAACTAAGGGGTAAAATAAAGCATGATCCGGAGGCCTGTGTGGCATGCCATATGTGTGAATATGTCTGCGCAGGCGGTGCCATAAAAATACAGGAATCCGATGATAAAAAAGGAGTAAATTTTATTGTATGGCACAACACCTGCACATTTTGCGGTTTGTGCGAGCATTACTGCCCAGCAGATGCCATTCATTTAACAAATGATTACCATACAGCGCATTTGCAAGAGGAAAAATACAACTATTCCGAAAGAACCTTAATCAGAAAACAACAGTGTACACACTGCGGTGAACCTTTCATAGCGCTTTCGCCGATATTAGTAGAAAAGGTATATGGCAAAGATGGCGATGTGAAGGGAATGACCAAAATGTGTGAGAAATGCCGGAGAAAAGTTTTATGGGAAGGTGGTGTATTTAAATGA
- a CDS encoding respiratory chain complex I subunit 1 family protein: protein MDIIKLLFNVLIFPGGLFAIALSLLLTGVDRKVYARLQRRVGPPVYQQYLDIIKLSQKEILVPRTANFTAFRFAPLVGFAGMLTAIAIIPVTGVYSGLYQSGDLLVLLYLLALPALAMMIGASASGSPYSSVGLSREMTMMLAYEIPLVIVLLTVGMRVGMAGGETAVFSLSKIVNFQLNNGALLFDLPMLPALLAFLCCIPGTIGVVPFDIPEAETEITEGTILEYSGMGLAMFKLTGGLKILVMGALTVALFFPSGISDFWLVNLLWFILKCSLLCFFTITLVRATRARMRLDQAFKFYLLFPTGLALISLVLTLLSIRI, encoded by the coding sequence GTGGATATTATAAAACTGCTTTTTAATGTTTTGATTTTTCCTGGTGGCCTTTTTGCTATTGCCTTAAGTTTGTTACTTACCGGTGTTGACCGAAAAGTATATGCACGCCTGCAGAGACGTGTGGGCCCCCCGGTATACCAACAGTACCTAGACATAATTAAACTATCGCAAAAAGAAATATTAGTACCGCGGACTGCTAACTTTACCGCTTTCAGGTTTGCTCCTCTGGTGGGCTTTGCAGGAATGCTTACAGCGATTGCTATCATTCCTGTCACAGGGGTCTATTCCGGGCTTTATCAATCGGGAGACCTGCTGGTATTGTTATATTTGCTGGCTTTGCCGGCGCTGGCCATGATGATCGGGGCTTCCGCTTCCGGGTCGCCGTACAGTTCTGTGGGACTTTCTAGAGAAATGACCATGATGCTGGCATATGAAATACCATTAGTGATTGTTCTCCTGACGGTAGGAATGAGGGTCGGCATGGCTGGTGGAGAAACTGCCGTTTTTTCGCTGAGCAAGATCGTGAATTTCCAGCTCAACAATGGAGCATTGCTTTTTGATTTACCTATGCTGCCTGCCTTACTCGCATTTTTGTGTTGCATTCCCGGTACAATCGGAGTAGTACCCTTTGACATACCGGAAGCGGAAACAGAAATTACTGAGGGAACCATTCTAGAGTATTCAGGCATGGGTCTTGCAATGTTTAAGCTAACTGGTGGTTTGAAGATACTTGTGATGGGTGCTTTGACTGTTGCACTGTTTTTTCCCTCAGGCATTAGTGATTTTTGGCTAGTAAATCTTTTATGGTTCATTTTAAAATGTAGTCTTCTATGCTTTTTTACTATTACACTAGTTCGGGCTACAAGAGCGAGAATGCGTTTGGATCAGGCATTTAAATTCTATCTACTGTTTCCAACCGGTTTGGCGTTAATCAGTCTAGTTTTAACGTTACTTTCTATTAGAATATAA
- a CDS encoding NADH-quinone oxidoreductase subunit C: MKEEVMNDFNHKMTQKLGEKFDLKWDIDKKGVVCGWCSLVHSEDIYAVAEVVADFKGRMMTISPLNTPAAFAGDVKGDASSIEKSVSLVINYHFFFKGINCTVCITLPDDQRSVQSITPVLKSADWHEREMQELYNIKLQGHPNPKRLFLDENVHMTDHTMIPLSEAMNGSSTSTLWEKIMNSDRKDANISE; encoded by the coding sequence ATGAAAGAAGAAGTAATGAACGATTTTAATCATAAAATGACCCAGAAACTAGGTGAAAAATTCGACCTGAAATGGGATATTGATAAAAAAGGTGTTGTATGCGGCTGGTGTAGTCTTGTCCACTCTGAGGATATCTATGCGGTTGCGGAGGTAGTAGCCGATTTTAAAGGGAGAATGATGACGATTTCCCCATTAAATACACCAGCTGCTTTTGCTGGTGATGTAAAAGGAGACGCGTCCAGTATTGAAAAATCGGTCAGTTTGGTCATCAATTATCATTTCTTTTTTAAGGGAATAAATTGTACTGTCTGCATTACGTTGCCTGACGATCAAAGATCGGTACAATCGATAACCCCTGTCCTGAAAAGCGCAGATTGGCATGAGAGGGAAATGCAGGAGCTTTACAACATCAAACTGCAGGGCCATCCTAATCCCAAAAGGCTATTTCTTGATGAAAACGTTCATATGACAGATCACACTATGATACCGCTGTCTGAAGCAATGAATGGCTCAAGCACCAGTACTTTGTGGGAAAAAATCATGAATTCTGACAGAAAGGATGCGAATATCAGTGAGTAG
- the hypA gene encoding hydrogenase maturation nickel metallochaperone HypA → MHELAMVRSIYEVINEKIKEFGLKKVKQVKLIVGELTGVEDMTMKSCFEIYVQATPVEGAKLVIERVPVTVRCRICGNEYETKIPFSECDVCGKKSIKVISGKELYIESLDVE, encoded by the coding sequence TTGCATGAACTAGCTATGGTAAGAAGTATTTATGAGGTAATAAATGAAAAGATCAAAGAGTTTGGTCTAAAAAAGGTGAAACAAGTCAAACTTATCGTTGGTGAATTGACCGGGGTTGAAGATATGACCATGAAATCCTGCTTTGAGATATATGTTCAGGCAACACCTGTAGAAGGAGCAAAACTCGTTATTGAGCGGGTTCCGGTTACTGTGCGGTGCCGAATATGTGGTAATGAATACGAAACTAAAATTCCATTTTCCGAATGTGATGTTTGCGGAAAAAAAAGTATCAAGGTTATTTCCGGGAAAGAATTATATATCGAAAGCCTGGATGTTGAGTAA
- a CDS encoding slipin family protein, which produces MYLNILLIILFFIVVIFIISIRIVQQYQQAVVLRLGRYNRSLEPGFHLVIPFIESVGKIDMRIRVENVENQDIITKDSVPVTLNAVVYYQVVNAQKALLDVEDYRKATGTLAQTILRSNLGAHTMQEMLTKQKKLDDLLRKELDQVTEPWGIKVTGVEIRSMDLPEGLRRAMAKEAEAERERVAKVIAAQGEFEAAEKLSEAAEVISKQPAAMQLRMLQTMTEIAAEKNSTILFPYEATSGLASLFSKKA; this is translated from the coding sequence ATGTATTTGAATATTCTTCTTATCATTCTATTTTTTATTGTTGTTATTTTTATTATTTCCATTCGAATTGTTCAACAGTATCAGCAAGCTGTTGTACTTCGATTAGGACGTTATAATCGTTCACTTGAGCCAGGCTTTCATTTGGTAATACCTTTTATTGAAAGTGTCGGTAAAATTGATATGCGTATTCGAGTTGAAAATGTTGAAAATCAAGATATTATCACAAAGGACAGTGTTCCAGTAACCTTGAATGCAGTTGTCTACTACCAAGTCGTTAACGCTCAAAAAGCCCTTCTTGATGTTGAGGACTATCGAAAAGCCACAGGGACATTAGCTCAGACCATTCTTCGTTCCAACTTGGGTGCTCACACCATGCAGGAAATGCTGACCAAACAAAAAAAATTGGATGATTTACTTCGGAAAGAGTTGGATCAAGTTACAGAACCATGGGGAATAAAGGTCACCGGGGTAGAAATCCGGTCGATGGACCTTCCTGAAGGACTGCGACGTGCAATGGCAAAAGAGGCTGAGGCAGAACGCGAGAGGGTTGCTAAGGTAATTGCCGCACAAGGAGAATTCGAAGCAGCCGAAAAGCTGTCCGAGGCAGCAGAAGTAATTAGCAAACAGCCCGCCGCTATGCAATTACGTATGCTCCAAACCATGACAGAAATCGCTGCAGAAAAAAATAGCACGATCCTATTTCCCTATGAAGCAACCTCAGGACTAGCAAGTCTATTTTCAAAAAAAGCATAG
- the moaA gene encoding GTP 3',8-cyclase MoaA — translation MNDAYNRKIDYLRISVTDRCDLRCKYCMPEGSVKSLAHKDILSYEEILRIAECSARLGVRRIKITGGEPLVRSNVIDLIVKLKKVQGIEKVTLTTNGTHLSEFIDALSEAKIDGINISLDTLNLDLYEKITGRNSLHKVFEGIQKALEYPNIKLKINCVPMGIPEQNLVEVAGLAKNNPVHVRFIEMMPIGLGRNFPFKSETDTMRELEQAYGTLVPFDQVLGNGPCRYYSISGFQGKIGFISSMSHKFCDSCNRVRLLADGKLKTCLQYDIGTNLKEIIRDGKSDRELEAVILQALKNKPLEHHFTEEFVIERESKPMFQIGG, via the coding sequence ATGAACGATGCTTATAACAGAAAAATAGATTATTTACGTATTTCAGTGACAGACAGATGTGATCTTCGTTGTAAATACTGTATGCCGGAGGGTAGTGTTAAGTCTCTTGCACATAAGGATATTCTTTCTTACGAGGAAATTCTACGAATAGCAGAATGCAGCGCTCGTCTTGGTGTAAGACGCATTAAAATTACCGGTGGGGAACCACTGGTACGCTCTAATGTAATAGATCTTATTGTAAAGCTTAAGAAAGTTCAGGGTATTGAAAAGGTAACGTTGACTACTAATGGAACCCATTTGTCCGAATTTATCGATGCGCTGTCTGAGGCAAAAATCGATGGCATCAATATTAGTTTAGATACATTAAATCTAGATCTTTATGAAAAAATTACTGGAAGAAACTCATTGCATAAAGTTTTCGAAGGAATTCAAAAGGCACTTGAGTACCCGAATATTAAACTCAAAATCAACTGTGTGCCCATGGGAATACCCGAGCAAAATCTAGTAGAAGTCGCCGGACTTGCGAAGAACAATCCTGTCCATGTCCGTTTTATTGAAATGATGCCAATCGGGTTGGGAAGGAATTTTCCCTTTAAGAGTGAAACAGATACCATGCGAGAATTGGAGCAGGCTTATGGAACCCTTGTGCCTTTTGATCAGGTTTTGGGGAATGGGCCTTGCCGCTATTATAGTATTTCAGGCTTTCAAGGTAAAATTGGATTTATTAGTTCCATGAGCCACAAATTCTGCGACAGCTGCAATAGAGTGAGGCTATTAGCGGACGGGAAGTTAAAGACTTGCTTACAGTATGATATCGGTACAAATCTGAAAGAGATCATAAGGGACGGAAAATCCGATAGGGAATTGGAAGCTGTGATTTTACAAGCACTTAAGAACAAACCTCTTGAACACCATTTTACAGAAGAGTTTGTTATCGAGAGGGAAAGCAAGCCTATGTTCCAAATTGGCGGGTGA
- a CDS encoding hydrogenase large subunit — protein MSSYTLPIGPVHVVLEEPIYFKLRVEGETVVGLDINAGHVHRGIEFLAMQRNFYQNLTLTERVCSLCSNNHPFTYCMAIEKIAGIDIPERAEYLRTIADEIKRISSHLFNVGLIPHIIGFDSLFMHAMELRETMQDLKESIFGNRMNLSVNTIGGVRYDISDEQVQYILKTLDNLKKPLEEITGICKSNASIRRRTEGVGILPEDKAIVYGVTGPVARGSGVANDVRVDTPYAAYDKHKVNVVTKKNGDVFSRQMVRLGEAVESINIIEQCLKNLPDGPTRLDYMPDIPVGEAIAKSEAPRGELIYYARSNGTDIPERIKWRVPTYQNWEALNVMMQGCKIADVPVVIGSIDPCISCTER, from the coding sequence GTGAGTAGTTATACTCTTCCTATCGGACCGGTACATGTCGTACTGGAAGAACCTATATATTTTAAACTTCGGGTGGAGGGAGAGACGGTTGTCGGACTTGACATAAATGCTGGACATGTCCATCGAGGGATTGAATTCCTTGCGATGCAAAGGAATTTTTACCAGAACCTTACTCTCACTGAAAGAGTTTGTTCGTTGTGTTCCAATAACCACCCGTTTACCTATTGTATGGCAATTGAAAAAATTGCAGGGATTGACATACCAGAGAGAGCCGAATATTTAAGGACGATTGCTGATGAAATCAAACGAATTTCATCACATCTGTTCAACGTTGGCCTGATTCCGCATATTATCGGTTTCGACTCACTTTTTATGCACGCTATGGAACTTAGAGAGACCATGCAGGATTTAAAGGAATCAATTTTCGGCAATAGGATGAATTTATCCGTCAATACTATTGGCGGGGTGAGATATGATATTTCTGACGAACAGGTACAGTATATCCTTAAAACTCTGGATAATTTAAAAAAACCACTAGAAGAAATAACTGGGATTTGCAAGTCTAATGCATCCATTCGTCGCCGTACTGAGGGAGTCGGTATCCTTCCCGAAGATAAAGCCATTGTTTATGGTGTAACAGGACCTGTAGCGAGGGGTTCAGGTGTTGCAAATGATGTTAGGGTGGATACCCCTTATGCAGCTTATGACAAACATAAGGTAAATGTAGTGACAAAGAAAAACGGTGATGTATTTTCAAGACAAATGGTTAGGCTGGGAGAAGCTGTTGAATCAATAAATATCATTGAGCAGTGTTTAAAGAACCTTCCTGACGGGCCAACCCGCTTGGATTATATGCCTGATATTCCAGTCGGCGAGGCTATTGCAAAATCGGAAGCTCCCAGGGGGGAATTAATCTATTACGCACGTTCAAACGGCACGGATATTCCCGAACGGATCAAATGGAGAGTCCCTACGTACCAGAACTGGGAAGCCCTTAATGTCATGATGCAAGGCTGCAAGATTGCGGATGTTCCTGTCGTGATAGGCAGTATCGACCCGTGCATTTCCTGTACCGAGAGATAA
- a CDS encoding HesA/MoeB/ThiF family protein produces MRYERQLIIPQIGHEGQKKLEQSTVTVIGTGGLGSPVLTYLTSAGVGTIRIFDDDVASESNLNRQFLHNTEDVGKLKTLSAKEKLSQLNPNVNLVLFNIRLETENVEEYIAGSDVVVDCVDNIATRMTVARACIKLNIPLVEGGVYGFSGYVMDIGREFPCLSCLGFDNVIPKTPIPVLGVTAGVIGCMQANECIKLLLGIGEPLYGRMLSYDGLRGTWDEILVKKADDCPVHGNKEIDGGIKL; encoded by the coding sequence GTGAGATATGAAAGACAATTGATAATCCCACAAATCGGGCATGAAGGGCAGAAAAAACTGGAGCAAAGTACGGTTACGGTTATTGGTACGGGAGGGCTTGGTTCGCCTGTGCTTACCTATCTTACCAGTGCTGGGGTCGGGACAATCCGAATCTTTGATGATGATGTTGCTTCGGAATCCAATCTAAACCGACAGTTTTTACATAACACGGAAGACGTAGGAAAGCTAAAAACTCTATCAGCAAAAGAAAAATTATCGCAGCTAAATCCGAACGTTAATTTAGTTCTATTCAATATCAGACTGGAAACGGAAAACGTAGAAGAATATATCGCCGGTTCAGATGTGGTGGTCGATTGTGTTGATAATATAGCTACAAGAATGACTGTTGCCCGTGCCTGTATTAAACTAAACATTCCGCTTGTAGAAGGCGGTGTTTACGGGTTTTCTGGATATGTAATGGATATTGGAAGAGAATTTCCTTGCCTATCTTGTCTAGGTTTTGACAATGTGATCCCAAAAACGCCAATCCCTGTTTTGGGGGTTACAGCGGGAGTCATTGGCTGCATGCAGGCAAACGAGTGTATAAAACTTCTTTTAGGAATCGGTGAGCCTCTTTACGGACGTATGCTAAGTTATGACGGACTAAGAGGTACTTGGGATGAAATTCTAGTAAAAAAAGCAGACGACTGTCCAGTTCATGGAAATAAAGAAATAGATGGCGGCATAAAATTATGA